GAGCAGCGGTTCGCACTCGGGGAGGACCTGAAGGAGGTGTGGTTCGAATATTATCTCTACTTCCCGAGCGGCGGGACGACTGCGGGGCCGAAGTTCTACCACCGGGCCGTCTGCGCCACGGCAAACGATCCGAGGGCACTGGATACCAACAACAAGTTCTTCGCGCTCTGGGACGTGGACTACCGGGCCAGGAACGTGGCCTTCGTAATGGAGTATCGGCGCACCACGACCGGTTCCGACGGCGACAGCTACCTGTACAACCTGTGGGGCGGTGCCTCCGTGGTGCAGCACAGCAGCACCGAAGGAGTGGGTCAGTGGAACGGCTTCATGACCGACGCGAACCGTGGGCGGTGGGTGCAGGTGCGCATCCACGCGCGAATCTCGGACAGCGCCGACCCGGCCAAGGCGAACGGCCTCGTGGAGGTGTGGTTCGACGGGGTGAAGCGCATCAACGAGAGCGGCATCCCCCTGATGAGCACCAACTCTGCGGGCAACTTCTTCCGCAACGGCTATCTCATGGGGTGGTCCAACTCCGGCTTCGACCAGACCACCTCCGTCTACCTCGACGACTTCAAGATCTTCC
This DNA window, taken from Longimicrobiaceae bacterium, encodes the following:
- a CDS encoding heparin lyase I family protein, giving the protein MFARKRLAFGVLGVLSALALAACDAGVTEPVSAGPERPLLARKPKKTEPAPEPTPDPDPTPPPTGTTPAFADGFESGARAAAQNGYGWTFAQAGGGGDAVSVSNTIARTGSYSLRFTYGGNPDLCDDAFSEQRFALGEDLKEVWFEYYLYFPSGGTTAGPKFYHRAVCATANDPRALDTNNKFFALWDVDYRARNVAFVMEYRRTTTGSDGDSYLYNLWGGASVVQHSSTEGVGQWNGFMTDANRGRWVQVRIHARISDSADPAKANGLVEVWFDGVKRINESGIPLMSTNSAGNFFRNGYLMGWSNSGFDQTTSVYLDDFKIFRSSPGW